CCGGCGACCTTGATCATCTTGTTGAGCTGTTTGAGGCGGCTGGCGTTGCGGTCGTCGCTGCCGAGCCTCGCCTTGAGGGCCGCGTTCTCCGTCTGCAGCACGGCGAGCCGGTCGTGCCGGTCGCCGGAGTCGCGGATGGCCGACACGGCGTTGCCGACCGGGTCCACCGCGGCCGACACCCCGTCCTCGATCGGGCCGAACACGGTGGCCGCGCCCTGGCGGGCACCGTCGACAGGTGAGTCCTCCCCACCGCGGATATCGACTGTGATCAGCGCGAATGCGACGGCGATCAGCAGCACCAGGAGCAGCCGGCTCTCTCGTGTGTCCCTCACGTACGGCGGCCGTGCCTTCCTCAATAGAGTCTTTTGTGGCAACAGAGTTCTTTGTGGCGACTGAGTCTTCTGCGGAGCCTATGCCTCTATATCAACGATCCGCCGCACGAGAGGAGATCATCTCGTACGGCGGAATCGAAGAGTTACGTCATCTGCGGGGCTGGGCGTCGAGCACCTGCTGGAGCGCCTCGAACTCCTCGACGCACTTGCCCGCACCGAGGGCCACGCTGTCCAGCGGGTCCTCGGCGATGTGGATCGGCATACCGGTCTCCCGGCGCAGCCGCTCGTCGAGTCCGCGCAGCAGGGCGCCGCCGCCGGTGAGGACGATCCCGCGGTCCATGATGTCGCCGGAGAGTTCCGGCGGGCACTTGTCGAGGGTCGTCTTGACGGCGTCGACGATGGCGTTGACGGGTTCCTCGATCGCCTTGCGGACTTCGGCGGCCGAGATGACGACGGTCTTGGGCAGCCCGGAGACGAGGTCCCGGCCGCGGATTTCGGTGTGTTCGTCAGCGTCGAGGTCGTATGCCGAACCGATCGTGATCTTGATCTGTTCGGACGTCCGCTCACCCAGCAGAAGGGAGTACTCCTTCTTGATGTGCTGGATGATCGCGTTGTCCAGCTCGTCACCCGCGACCCGGATGGACTGGGCGGTGACGATGCCGCCGAGGGAGATGACCGCGACCTCCGTGGTGCCGCCGCCGATGTCCACCACCATGTTGCCCGTGGCCTCGTGGACCGGCAGGCCGGAGCCGATGGCCGCGGCCATGGGCTCCTCGATGATGTGCACCTGGCGGGCGCCGGCCTGGGACGACGCCTCGATGACGGCGCGGCGCTCGACGCCGGTGATGCCCGAGGGGACACACACGACGACGCGCGGCCTCGCGAGATACCGCCGCTTGTGGATCTTCAGAATGAAGTAGCGGAGCATCCGCTCGGTGATCTCGAAGTCGGCGATCACGCCGTCCTTCAGCGGGCGCACGGCAACGATGTTGCCGGGGGTCCGCCCGATCATCTTCTTCGCTTCGGAGCCGACCGCGAGGATGCCACCGGTGTTGGTGTTGATCGCGACGACGGACGGCTCGTTGAGTACGATCCCGCGACCCCTGACGTACACCAGCGTGTTGGCGGTCCCGAGGTCGACAGCCATGTCACGGCCGATGAACGACATTGAGTTCCCCATCAGGATTCGTGTGGCCTTCCCTGGGAGCTTTTGAGGGCTTTTCAGGTCGGCGAAGTGGGTGCAGTGACGTGAAGGCTTCCATCGTAGACGCGCCTGCCCGAACACTGCGCGAGGGTCTTCGCCATTGTCAGCAGATCAAACGCCGCCTCGCTTGTGGAGACGGTCCATAGGGGGCACCCGTTCCCCCGATCGGCGCGCATATGCCGAGGGACGGCCGAAAACATCCGGCCGCCCCAGGTCAGGCGAGGGTTTGAACTGACGTCTCATCAGAAACGTCCACGAAAACTCCCTAAGAACCTTCTCCGCAACCCGGTCAGGCCGCCCCGCCCGGGAAGAAGATCTTCATCTCCCGCTCGGCCGACTCGACGGAGTCGCTCGCGTGGATGAGGTTCTCGCGGACGATGACACCGAAGTCGCCGCGGATGGACCCGGGCGCGGCGGCGATCGGGTCGGTCGGGCCGGCCAGCGCGCGCACGCCCTCGATGACCCGCTCCCCCTCGACGATCAGCGCGACGACCGGACCGGAGGCCATGAACTCCACCAGCGGCTCGTAGAAGGGCTTGCCCTTGTGCTCGCCGTAGTGCTGCTCCAGGGTGTCCTGGTCCAGAGTGCGCAGCTCCAGCGCGGTGATCGCCCAGCCCGCCTTGCGCTCGATGCGGCTGATGATCTCGCCGGTCAGGCCACGACGGACGGCGTCGGGCTTGAGGAGGACGAGGGTGCGCTGGCTCACGAGGGGCTCCTACCTGCTGACATGTGCGGTAGAACGAGGTTACAGGGCGTGTCGGCGCCTCCGTTACGCAGCGTCAGGTGTAGTGGGGTCCGCCTGGGCGGCGAATCTCGCCTTGGCCTCGTCGATCTTCCGGCCGTAGTGCACGGAGGCCCACCACAGGGCTGCGAAGACCGCCCCCATGAAGAACATGGTCGGCACGACGAAGCCGGAGACGATCAGGGCGATCTGCAGCGCCCAGCCGAGGGCGATGCCGCCGGGCCGGGTCACCACCCCGCACAGCGCGAGACACGCGAACATGGCGATACCGCTGACCGTCCACACCGTGGAGCCGGCCAGATCGGGGTCCTTCATCGCCACCAGCCCGGCGAAGCCGATGACGAAGAACTCGCCGATCAGGGTCGAGGCACAGAGCGTACGCATGACCGGCTCAGCCCCTTCCGAGCAGCAGCCGGGCCTCGCCGACCGTGATGACCGACCCGGTGACGAGCACTCCGCCGCCCGCGAACTCGCCGTCCTCCTCGGCCAGCGTGATCGCCTCCTCCAGGGCGTCCGGCAGTCGCGGTTCGACCTGGACGCGGTCCTCGCCGAACACCTCGACGGCGATCGCGGCCAGTTCGTCGGCGTCCATCGCGCGGTGGCTGGAGTTCTGGGTGATCACGACCTCGGCGAAGATCGGCTCGAAGGCTTCGAGGAGCCCCCGCACGTTCTTGTCGCTGCTCGCGCCCACCACGCCGATGAGCCGGCTGAACTCGAAGGCCTCGCCGACCGCTTCCGCGGTGGCGCGCGCGCCCGCCGGATTGTGCGCGGCGTCCAGGACGACGGACGGGGAGCGCCGTACGACCTCCAGGCGGCCCGGAGAGGAGACGGCGGCGAAGGCCTTGCGCACGGTGTCGATGTCGAGGCGGTCCGGACGCTGGGCGCCGACGCCGAAGAACGCCTCCACGGCGGCGAGCGCCACAACCGCGTTGTGCGCCTGGTAGGGGCCGTGCAGCGGCAGGTACACCTCTTCGTACTCGCCGCCGAGACCGCGCAGGGTCACCAGCTGGCCGCCGACGGCGACCTGGCGGGACACGATCCCGAACTCCAGGCCCTCGCGCGCGACCGTGGCGTCCACCTCGACGGCCTTTTTCAGGAGCACCTGCGCCGCGTCCACCGGCTGCTGGGCCAGGATCACGGTCGCGTCCTGCTTGATGATCCCGGCCTTCTCGACGGCGATCGCGCCGGGCGTCTCACCGAGCCGGTCGGTGTGGTCCAGGTCGATGGGGGTGACCACGGCGACATCACCGTCGATCACGTTGGTGGCGTCCCAGGAGCCGCCCATCCCCACTTCCACGACGGCCACGTCGACGGGAGCGTCCGCGAACGCGGCGTACGCCATCCCGGTCAGCACCTCGAAGAACGACAGCCGGTACTGCTGCTGGGCGTCGATCATCCCGATGTAAGGCTTGATGTCCTCGTACGTCTCGATGAACCGCTCGGCGGAGATCGGGGCGCCGTCCAGGCTGATGCGCTCGGTGATCGACTGGACGTGGGGGCTGGTGTACCGCCCCGTACGCAGCTCGAAGGCACTGAGGAGGGCCTCGATCATGCGGGCGGTGGAGGTCTTGCCGTTCGTCCCCGTGATGTGGATCGAGGGGTACGACCGCTGCGGCTCGCCCAGCACGTCCATCAGCGCGGCGATCCTGCTGACCGAGGGCTCCAGCTTGGTCTCGCCCCAGCGGGTGGCGAGCTCCGCCTCGACCTCGCGCAGGGCCTTGTCGACCTCGGGGTCCTCGGGGCGTCCGGGCACATCGGCCTCCGGCGGGCCGCCCTGGGTGCGCAGGGTGCGGCTGCCGGCCTCGATGACCGCGAGGTCGGGGTCCCGGTCGGTCTCGTTGGCGATGATCTCGTCGAAGGGGTCGCTGTCACTCACACGGCCAGTTTAGGGCTGCGTGTCAGGAAGGGGGTGGCTGGTCCCGTTCGGCGGGCGCGGGGAGCCTGTGGCTGGTCGCGCCCCGCGGCGGAGCCGCACATCGATGCGGCCCCGCGCCCCTTGGGTGTCCTACTGCTCGGGCAGGTTTTCCAGCTGGGCCTGGATACGGGCGATGTCCTCGTCCGCCTTGGCCAGACGGCCGCGGATCTTGTCCACGACGTTGTCCGGGGCCTTCGCGAGGAACGCCTCGTTGCCGAGCTTGGCGTTCGCCTGGGCCTTCTCCTTCTCGGCCGCCGCCAGGTCCTTCGCGAGGCGCTTGCGCTCGGCGGCGACGTCGATCGTGCCGGAGAGGTCGAGGGCGACCGTGGCACCGGCGACCGGGAGGGTCGCCGTGGCCGCGAAGGCATCGCCCTCCGGCTGCAGACGCAGAAGCTGGCGGATGGCCGGCTCGTGCGGGGCGAGCGCGGTGCCGCCCAGTTCCAGACGGGCGGGGACCTTCTGGCCGTCCTTCAGTCCCTGGTCCTTGCGGAACCGGCGCACCTCGGTGACGACCCGCTGGACCAGCGCGATCTCGTCCTCGGCGTCCTTGTCGCGGAAGCCGCTGTCCGTCGGCCACTCGCCGACGACCAGGGACTCGCCGCCGGTCAGGGTGGTCCACAGTGCGTCCGTCACGAACGGGATGACCGGGTGGAGGAGGCGCAGCGTCACGTCCAGGACCTCGCCGAGGACCCGGCCGGAGATCTGCGCCTGCTCGCCGCCCGCGAAGAACGTCGTCTTCGACAGCTCGACGTACCAGTCGAAGACCTCGTCCCACGCGAAGTGGTAGAGCGCGTCGGCGAGCTTGGCGAACTGGTAGTCGTCGTAGTACGCGTCGACCTGGGCGACCGTGGTGTTGAGCCGGGACAGGATCCAGCGGTCCGTCGCCGACATCTGCGAGGCGTCCGGCAGCGGGCCCTCGACGGTGGCGCCGTTCATCAGGGCGAAGCGGGTGGCGTTCCAGATCTTGTTGGTGAAGTTCCGGGAGGCCTTGACCCAGTCCTCGCCGATCGGCACGTCCGCGCCCGGGTTGGCGCCGTTGGCGAGGGTGAAGCGGACGGCGTCGGAGCCGTACGCGTCCATCCACACGAGCGGGTCGACCGCGTTGGGGTTCGACTTGGACATCTTCTTGCCGAACTCGTCGCGGACGAGGCCGGTGAGGGCGATGGTGTGGAAGGGGGCGACGCCGTCCATGGCGTACAGGCCGAACATCATCATCCGGGCGACCCAGAAGAAGATGATGTCGTGGCCGGTGAGCAGGACGTCGGTCGGATAGAACTTCCGCAGATCCTCGGTCTGTTCGGGCCAGCCGAGCGTGGAGAACGGCCACAGGCCGGACGAGAACCAGGTGTCGAGGACGTCCGGGTCCTGGGTCCACCCCTCACCCGCCGGCGGCTCCTCGTCGGGGCCGACGCAGACGACCTCGCCGCCCGGGCCGTACCAGATCGGGATGCGGTGGCCCCACCACAGCTGGCGCGAGATGCACCAGTCGTGCATGTTGTCGACCCAGTCGAAGTAGCGCTTCGACATCTCCTCGGGGTGGATCCTGACCCGGCCGTCACGGACCGCGTCGCCTGCCGCCTTGGCGAGCGGGCCGACCTTGACCCACCACTGCATCGAAAGGCGCGGCTCGACCGTGGTCTTGCAGCGCGAGCAGTGGCCGACGGAGTGCATGTAGGGGCGCTTCTCGGCGACGATGCGGCCCTGCTCCTTGAGGGCGCCGACGACGGTCGAGCGGGCCTCGAAGCGGTCCAGGCCGAGGAAGGGGCCGTGGACGGTGATGATGCCGTGCTCGTCCATGATCGTCAGGGACGGCAGGTCGTGGCGCCGGCCGATCTCGAAGTCGTTCGGGTCGTGTGCCGGCGTCACCTTGACCGCGCCCGTACCGAACTCGGGGTCGACGTGGGTGTCGGCGACGACCGGGATGGTGCGGTCGGTCAGCGGAAGCTTGATCTGCTTGCCGATGAGGTGCTTGTAGCGCTCGTCGTCGGGGTGGACGGCGACCGCCGTGTCACCGAGCATCGTCTCCGCGCGCGTGGTCGCGACGACGACGCTGTCCTCGCCCTCGCCGTAGCGGATGGAGACCAACTCGCCCGCGTCCTCCTGGTATTCCACCTCGATGTCCGAGATGGCCGTCAGACAGCGCGGGCACCAGTTGATGATGCGCTCGGCGCGGTAGATCAGCTCGTCGTCGTAGAGCCGCTTGAAGATGGTGAGGACGGCCTTGGACAGGCCCTCGTCCATCGTGAACCGCTCACGGCTCCAGTCGACACCGTCACCGAGGCGTCGCATCTGGCCGAGGATCCGGCCGCCGTACTCCTCCTTCCACTGCCAGACGCGCTCGACGAACTCCTCGCGCCCCAGGTCGTGTCGGGACTTGCCCTCCTCGGCGAGCTGCTGCTCGACCTTGTTCTGGGTCGCGATACCGGCGTGGTCCATGCCCGGCAGCCACAGCGACTCGTAGCCCTGCATGCGCTTGCGGCGCGTCAGGGCGTCCATGAGGGTGTGCTGAAAAGCGTGCCCGAGGTGCAGGCTGCCGGTGACGTTAGGCGGCGGGATGACGATGGTGTACGGAGGCTTGTCGCTCTTCGCGTCGGCGGTGAAGTAACCGCGCTCCACCCAGCGCTCGTACAGCGTCCCCTCTACCTCGGCCGGCGTGTACTGGGTCGGCAGTTCGGTGCTGGGCGCTGTGGGCTGCTGCTGAGCGTTCTCGGTCACGGGGTCAGTTTAGGGGTGTCG
This is a stretch of genomic DNA from Streptomyces sp. NBC_00285. It encodes these proteins:
- a CDS encoding rod shape-determining protein, producing the protein MSFIGRDMAVDLGTANTLVYVRGRGIVLNEPSVVAINTNTGGILAVGSEAKKMIGRTPGNIVAVRPLKDGVIADFEITERMLRYFILKIHKRRYLARPRVVVCVPSGITGVERRAVIEASSQAGARQVHIIEEPMAAAIGSGLPVHEATGNMVVDIGGGTTEVAVISLGGIVTAQSIRVAGDELDNAIIQHIKKEYSLLLGERTSEQIKITIGSAYDLDADEHTEIRGRDLVSGLPKTVVISAAEVRKAIEEPVNAIVDAVKTTLDKCPPELSGDIMDRGIVLTGGGALLRGLDERLRRETGMPIHIAEDPLDSVALGAGKCVEEFEALQQVLDAQPRR
- the ndk gene encoding nucleoside-diphosphate kinase, which translates into the protein MSQRTLVLLKPDAVRRGLTGEIISRIERKAGWAITALELRTLDQDTLEQHYGEHKGKPFYEPLVEFMASGPVVALIVEGERVIEGVRALAGPTDPIAAAPGSIRGDFGVIVRENLIHASDSVESAEREMKIFFPGGAA
- a CDS encoding DUF4233 domain-containing protein, whose amino-acid sequence is MRTLCASTLIGEFFVIGFAGLVAMKDPDLAGSTVWTVSGIAMFACLALCGVVTRPGGIALGWALQIALIVSGFVVPTMFFMGAVFAALWWASVHYGRKIDEAKARFAAQADPTTPDAA
- the folC gene encoding bifunctional tetrahydrofolate synthase/dihydrofolate synthase, with amino-acid sequence MSDSDPFDEIIANETDRDPDLAVIEAGSRTLRTQGGPPEADVPGRPEDPEVDKALREVEAELATRWGETKLEPSVSRIAALMDVLGEPQRSYPSIHITGTNGKTSTARMIEALLSAFELRTGRYTSPHVQSITERISLDGAPISAERFIETYEDIKPYIGMIDAQQQYRLSFFEVLTGMAYAAFADAPVDVAVVEVGMGGSWDATNVIDGDVAVVTPIDLDHTDRLGETPGAIAVEKAGIIKQDATVILAQQPVDAAQVLLKKAVEVDATVAREGLEFGIVSRQVAVGGQLVTLRGLGGEYEEVYLPLHGPYQAHNAVVALAAVEAFFGVGAQRPDRLDIDTVRKAFAAVSSPGRLEVVRRSPSVVLDAAHNPAGARATAEAVGEAFEFSRLIGVVGASSDKNVRGLLEAFEPIFAEVVITQNSSHRAMDADELAAIAVEVFGEDRVQVEPRLPDALEEAITLAEEDGEFAGGGVLVTGSVITVGEARLLLGRG
- a CDS encoding valine--tRNA ligase; translation: MTENAQQQPTAPSTELPTQYTPAEVEGTLYERWVERGYFTADAKSDKPPYTIVIPPPNVTGSLHLGHAFQHTLMDALTRRKRMQGYESLWLPGMDHAGIATQNKVEQQLAEEGKSRHDLGREEFVERVWQWKEEYGGRILGQMRRLGDGVDWSRERFTMDEGLSKAVLTIFKRLYDDELIYRAERIINWCPRCLTAISDIEVEYQEDAGELVSIRYGEGEDSVVVATTRAETMLGDTAVAVHPDDERYKHLIGKQIKLPLTDRTIPVVADTHVDPEFGTGAVKVTPAHDPNDFEIGRRHDLPSLTIMDEHGIITVHGPFLGLDRFEARSTVVGALKEQGRIVAEKRPYMHSVGHCSRCKTTVEPRLSMQWWVKVGPLAKAAGDAVRDGRVRIHPEEMSKRYFDWVDNMHDWCISRQLWWGHRIPIWYGPGGEVVCVGPDEEPPAGEGWTQDPDVLDTWFSSGLWPFSTLGWPEQTEDLRKFYPTDVLLTGHDIIFFWVARMMMFGLYAMDGVAPFHTIALTGLVRDEFGKKMSKSNPNAVDPLVWMDAYGSDAVRFTLANGANPGADVPIGEDWVKASRNFTNKIWNATRFALMNGATVEGPLPDASQMSATDRWILSRLNTTVAQVDAYYDDYQFAKLADALYHFAWDEVFDWYVELSKTTFFAGGEQAQISGRVLGEVLDVTLRLLHPVIPFVTDALWTTLTGGESLVVGEWPTDSGFRDKDAEDEIALVQRVVTEVRRFRKDQGLKDGQKVPARLELGGTALAPHEPAIRQLLRLQPEGDAFAATATLPVAGATVALDLSGTIDVAAERKRLAKDLAAAEKEKAQANAKLGNEAFLAKAPDNVVDKIRGRLAKADEDIARIQAQLENLPEQ